CGAAGGCGAGCCCTGCCCGACGCCGCTTTGCACGGGCACGATACAGCGCATTGTGCAGTCCGGGCGCTCGACGTTCTTTTGCCCGGTTTGCCAGAAAGCGCCTTGAGCTCGGGCTGCTTTTGCCGCAGTCGCCTGCTAAAGATGGCGCATAAGAAGACTGCCGGAGGATGCGCCAATTGGCCCCGATCGACCTTTCCGCCGCCCCCTTCAACCTCGATGACGAGGCCATTGCCTGGGTCGCGTCTACGCGCGATGGGCTGACGCCGCGCGACAAGCTGGCCCAGCTTTTCGTGCTTCTGGCGCGCGGCACGTCGGAAGAGGTCGCAGCCGAAGTGCGCAGCTTCAAGCCGGGCGGCATTACCCGCATCTATTCCGACGATATCGTCGCCGAGATCAACCTGGCGCGCGAACTGGGCGCCCTGAGCTCTATTCCGCTGCTGGTCAGCGCTGATCTCGAAGGCAGCCGGATGAGCCTGCCCTTCGGCACCTCAGTACCCAATCCGCTCGGCCTCGCCGCTGTTGACGATGTGGAGGCGACGACGGCCATCTCCACCATCATGGCGAAAGAGGCGGCGGCCGTCGGGCTCAACTGGAGCTTCACCCCGGTCATCGACATCAACCAGGCCTGGCGCAGCGCCATTGTCGGCACCCGCTCCTATGGCAGCGACATGGGCAAGGTCGAGCGCCACGCTTTGGCGCAGATCGCGGCCTTCCAGGCCAATGGTGTCGCTGCCACCGTCAAGCACTGGCCGGGCGAGGGCTATGACGACCGCGACCAGCATCTGGTGACCACCGTCAATCCGCTCTCAATGCCCGAATGGGAAAAGACCTTCGGCCAGCTCTACCGCAAGGCCATCGCCGCGGGCGTGATGAGCGTCATGTCGGCCCATATCGCTCTGCCCGCCTTCGTGCGGGCACTCGACCCCGATGCGGGCGCCGAGGCCTTCCGCCCCGCCTCGCTGAGCAAGGTGCTGAACGAAGACCTGCTGCGGCGCGAACTGGGCTTCAATGGCCTCATCGTCTCCGACGCGACACCCATGGCCGGCATGGGCGATTGGGGGCCGCGCGACGACGTGCTGCCCGAAGTCATCATATCGGGCTGCGACGTCATCCTCTTCACCGACGACCCCAATGGCGACCTGATGCGGCTGGTCAAGGCCGTCGCCGACGGTCGCCTGAGCCAGGAGCGGGTGGACGAGGCGGTGACGCGCGTCCTGGCGCTCAAGGCCGCCTTGGGCCTGCACAAGGCAGACCGCCCCGAACCCAATCTCGACACGGCGCGCACTGTGGTGGCCTTGCCGGAAAACCTGGCCTTGGCGCAGACCGTGAC
This sequence is a window from Devosia ginsengisoli. Protein-coding genes within it:
- a CDS encoding glycoside hydrolase family 3 protein → MRQLAPIDLSAAPFNLDDEAIAWVASTRDGLTPRDKLAQLFVLLARGTSEEVAAEVRSFKPGGITRIYSDDIVAEINLARELGALSSIPLLVSADLEGSRMSLPFGTSVPNPLGLAAVDDVEATTAISTIMAKEAAAVGLNWSFTPVIDINQAWRSAIVGTRSYGSDMGKVERHALAQIAAFQANGVAATVKHWPGEGYDDRDQHLVTTVNPLSMPEWEKTFGQLYRKAIAAGVMSVMSAHIALPAFVRALDPDAGAEAFRPASLSKVLNEDLLRRELGFNGLIVSDATPMAGMGDWGPRDDVLPEVIISGCDVILFTDDPNGDLMRLVKAVADGRLSQERVDEAVTRVLALKAALGLHKADRPEPNLDTARTVVALPENLALAQTVTARVPTLVKDVKNLLPLSPARHKRVLVYSGGVILPFVPHPLPLSLPERLEKEGFEVVVYAPGMEVSPKNFDLVLYLFAEETVLTRSRIFLDWMKLTGSVFGAMSRLWHDVPTLMISFGYPYYLYDAPRVPAYVNAYGSSEDMQAAVLEAIMGRAPFAGTSPVDPFVGSEQGKY